From Mus musculus strain C57BL/6J chromosome 17, GRCm38.p6 C57BL/6J, the proteins below share one genomic window:
- the Mmp25 gene encoding matrix metalloproteinase-25 isoform 2 (isoform 2 is encoded by transcript variant 2) translates to MEEVNSQYQEPDIIIHFARAYHQDSYPFDGSGGTLAHAFFPGEHPISGDTHFDDEETWTFGSTDDNGIDLFAVAVHEFGHALGLGHSSAPNSIMRPFYQGPVGDPATYRLPQDDRDGLQQLYGRVSQNPNARPTRKPLVPPPQPPAMPPDSPATPVPDRCEGNFDAVANIRGEIFLFKGPWFWRLQPSGQLVSPRPAGLHRFWEGLPTHVKVIQAAYARPLDGRIILFSGPQFWVFQERQLEGAARPLVEFGLPPGEDVDAVFSWPHNGKTYLIRGQKYWRYDEVAARPDPGYPRALSLWDGAPFAPDDVTISNTGDTYFFKGTHFWRFAEGSVKAESDSPQPIGPKWLDCPAPNSDPRVTSPPKTTSKTRSCDCHCELNQASEQLSPLLLPLLPLVAGEVFSY, encoded by the exons ATGGAG GAGGTGAATTCTCAGTACCAGGAGCCTGACATCATTATCCACTTTGCTCGGGCCTACCACCAGGACAGTTACCCCTTTGACGGGTCTGGTGGCACGTTGGCTCACGCCTTCTTCCCTGGGGAGCACCCTATCTCTGGAGACACGCACTTTGATGATGAAGAGACCTGGACTTTTGGGTCAACAG atgATAACGGAATTGACCTATTTGCAGTAGCAGTTCATGAATTTGGCCATGCCCTAGGCCTTGGCCACTCTTCTGCACCCAACTCCATTATGCGGCCCTTCTACCAGGGCCCGGTGGGTGACCCTGCCACATACCGTTTGCCCCAGGATGACCGTGACGGACTGCAGCAGCTCTATG GGAGAGTGTCCCAAAATCCAAATGCCAGGCCCACAAGGAAACCCCTGGTTCCGCCTCCCCAGCCTCCAGCCATGCCCCCTGACAG CCCCGCCACACCTGTGCCTGACCGCTGTGAGGGCAACTTTGATGCCGTTGCCAACATTCGAGGGGAAATTTTCCTCTTCAAAG GCCCATGGTTTTGGCGCCTCCAACCCTCAGGACAGCTGGTATCACCCCGCCCTGCTGGGTTGCACCGCTTTTGGGAGGGGCTGCCAACCCATGTGAAAGTCATCCAGGCTGCCTATGCCCGACCCCTAGATGGCCGAATCATCCTCTTCAGCG GCCCGCAGTTCTGGGTGTTCCAGGAACGACAGCTTGAGGGTGCAGCGCGGCCACTGGTAGAGTTTGGGCTGCCCCCAGGAGAAGACGTGGATGCTGTGTTCTCATGGCCTCACAATGGCAAGACATACCTGATCCGAGGTCAAAAGTACTGGCGGTATGACGAGGTGGCCGCCCGCCCAGACCCTGGCTACCCACGTGCCTTGAGTCTCTGGGATGGGGCGCCCTTTGCCCCAGACGATGTCACCATCAGCAACACAG GTGACACTTACTTTTTCAAGGGCACCCATTTCTGGCGCTTTGCGGAGGGCAGTGTCAAAGCTGAGTCAGATTCCCCCCAGCCCATTGGGCCCAAGTGGCTGGACTGCCCTGCCCCCAACTCTGACCCTCGAGTCACCAGTCCCCCGAAAACGACATCCAAAACCCGAAGCTGTGATTGTCACTGCGAGCTCAATCAAGCCTCAGAGCAGCTGTCGCCCCTCCTGCTGCCTCTCCTACCCCTAGTGGCTGGAGAGGTCTTTTCTTACTGA
- the Mmp25 gene encoding matrix metalloproteinase-25 isoform X1: MQSLEKLQDAIKVMQRFAGLPETGQMDPMTIKTMRKPRCSLPDVLGAAGLVRRRRRYSLSGSVWKKRTLTWSIRSFSQKSQLSPQIVRTLLSYALAVWATESGLTFQEVNSQYQEPDIIIHFARAYHQDSYPFDGSGGTLAHAFFPGEHPISGDTHFDDEETWTFGSTDDNGIDLFAVAVHEFGHALGLGHSSAPNSIMRPFYQGPVGDPATYRLPQDDRDGLQQLYGRVSQNPNARPTRKPLVPPPQPPAMPPDSPATPVPDRCEGNFDAVANIRGEIFLFKGPWFWRLQPSGQLVSPRPAGLHRFWEGLPTHVKVIQAAYARPLDGRIILFSGPQFWVFQERQLEGAARPLVEFGLPPGEDVDAVFSWPHNGKTYLIRGQKYWRYDEVAARPDPGYPRALSLWDGAPFAPDDVTISNTGDTYFFKGTHFWRFAEGSVKAESDSPQPIGPKWLDCPAPNSDPRVTSPPKTTSKTRSCDCHCELNQASEQLSPLLLPLLPLVAGEVFSY, translated from the exons ACCCAATGACAATAAAGACCATGCGCAAGCCCCGGTGCTCCCTGCCTGATGTCCTGGGCGCAGCTGGGCTGGTCAGACGCCGACGTCGCTATTCTCTGAGTGGCAGTGTTTGGAAGAAACGCACCCTGACATGGAG taTCCGGTCCTTCTCTCAGAAATCCCAGTTGAGCCCGCAGATTGTTCGGACCCTCCTGAGCTATGCCCTGGCTGTCTGGGCTACTGAATCAGGCCTTACATTCCAGGAGGTGAATTCTCAGTACCAGGAGCCTGACATCATTATCCACTTTGCTCGGGCCTACCACCAGGACAGTTACCCCTTTGACGGGTCTGGTGGCACGTTGGCTCACGCCTTCTTCCCTGGGGAGCACCCTATCTCTGGAGACACGCACTTTGATGATGAAGAGACCTGGACTTTTGGGTCAACAG atgATAACGGAATTGACCTATTTGCAGTAGCAGTTCATGAATTTGGCCATGCCCTAGGCCTTGGCCACTCTTCTGCACCCAACTCCATTATGCGGCCCTTCTACCAGGGCCCGGTGGGTGACCCTGCCACATACCGTTTGCCCCAGGATGACCGTGACGGACTGCAGCAGCTCTATG GGAGAGTGTCCCAAAATCCAAATGCCAGGCCCACAAGGAAACCCCTGGTTCCGCCTCCCCAGCCTCCAGCCATGCCCCCTGACAG CCCCGCCACACCTGTGCCTGACCGCTGTGAGGGCAACTTTGATGCCGTTGCCAACATTCGAGGGGAAATTTTCCTCTTCAAAG GCCCATGGTTTTGGCGCCTCCAACCCTCAGGACAGCTGGTATCACCCCGCCCTGCTGGGTTGCACCGCTTTTGGGAGGGGCTGCCAACCCATGTGAAAGTCATCCAGGCTGCCTATGCCCGACCCCTAGATGGCCGAATCATCCTCTTCAGCG GCCCGCAGTTCTGGGTGTTCCAGGAACGACAGCTTGAGGGTGCAGCGCGGCCACTGGTAGAGTTTGGGCTGCCCCCAGGAGAAGACGTGGATGCTGTGTTCTCATGGCCTCACAATGGCAAGACATACCTGATCCGAGGTCAAAAGTACTGGCGGTATGACGAGGTGGCCGCCCGCCCAGACCCTGGCTACCCACGTGCCTTGAGTCTCTGGGATGGGGCGCCCTTTGCCCCAGACGATGTCACCATCAGCAACACAG GTGACACTTACTTTTTCAAGGGCACCCATTTCTGGCGCTTTGCGGAGGGCAGTGTCAAAGCTGAGTCAGATTCCCCCCAGCCCATTGGGCCCAAGTGGCTGGACTGCCCTGCCCCCAACTCTGACCCTCGAGTCACCAGTCCCCCGAAAACGACATCCAAAACCCGAAGCTGTGATTGTCACTGCGAGCTCAATCAAGCCTCAGAGCAGCTGTCGCCCCTCCTGCTGCCTCTCCTACCCCTAGTGGCTGGAGAGGTCTTTTCTTACTGA